Within the Macrobrachium rosenbergii isolate ZJJX-2024 chromosome 25, ASM4041242v1, whole genome shotgun sequence genome, the region ATTAGAATTTATTAGTCCATTCTTCAACAATATATATCAACTTTCTCTTTACCATCAACTACTTCCCATTTCCCCTCACAATATTTTCTTGCTCGAATTCCCTTTCCATTCTCTACTCTTGCAAGCACTTGCAGGCTTTCTTCCACTAGTCTCTGCAGTTTTCCATCACTATCAAAGCAACCACTCTTAAAATATTCTTGTCCACCCTTGCTTATGCCCATGATACTGCATATAGCTCTAATTCTGCCTTAATTGCTCTTTTTATCCTGCAATACCCCTTTCCCATTTTATCCTTGTTCAAGGGAACAGTTATGCTTTTCACACGTTTCTCAAACACTTATCTTTCGTTCATACAAACCTTGCACCCCTGAGTAACCATATTAGTCACTCTTCCTCCGTAGTAGAGctgaatttcagaaaaaaaaaaacactcggtaCCTTTCCATTCTGTGACTGGATTGCCTACATGGCGTCATCGCATCTGCCAGTTTCTTCTCTGCTACAGAGCTACAGAAGGTGCCATCTCTGTGAAACCTTCTGAAATAGCAGGACAAATGAGTAAGCAGCAATTGAAGCCATGAAATACGAATCGCTCTGATTACAGTTAGAGAGAACTGACCAGATAAAACGTGAGGATTTGGACACCACCTGTTACCAGGAAGGCGCCTGGATTGCGTCGTATCGTGGCTTCCCTGATTTAGCAAGTTCCCTCATCCCACAAGGCACTTCTGATGTTGTCAGAACAATCAGCCTGCTATCATCTCTCCCACTTCAATGATAAACCAGCTAGCGAAGTGTAAATACAGGAATTAACGAGATATGGCTGATTGTTGTTGATCTCCAGTGCTTGACAGCTCAGTACTTGAATAAGCACCAGATAGCAAAGAGTCTGGTCACTAGCTAGACTGATCACGAGTCTAAAAAAATGGAGAATATCGTTGTTGtgcacataacatatatatatatatatatatatatatatatatatatatatatatatatatatatatatatatatatatagacatagatgcTCGTTTCGTCTTGAGACAGGATTATGCACCTACCACACCTGGGTATTTCCTAGACTAATAGATCGGTGTCAACTTCAAAATTATTTGTATCTCTTTCGCTCTCGACCCGGACGATTGAGTCATTGAGTCAGGCGTTTGCTGGAAACTCGTTTTTCCCAAAATCTCCAAAACTACGTTCACCAATTATCTTCTTTCCTCGATTCGACGGTCTTTTGTGCTTTCTCAATCCCTCGGCATCCTACTCGATGATTCATTCCATTTCTCAGATGTAAAAACACGACGTAGAACCACGTCGacaaatatactttatatgtttGAGTCTCACTTGTTATACTCCTGACCATCTCGAAGTTTGCCTCAGGCGTTGCCGAGTTGCAGGACAAATGCAGTTTAACATTCTTAACTAATCGTTTCGTCCGCAACCTTTTGCTGTTGTTGTATCATTAAAAATGATACGACTCTGTTCGAAATGCTTCCTATTTCacgcatttcttcttcttcttcttcttcttcttcttcttcttcttcttcttcttcttcttcttcttcttcttcttcttctcggtttCGTCGCAAGGGCTCAGGAAGCATTCCATTGCACCTTTGTTCGGTAGTTTgtgatgttttgttttcagagaaaacaaaacatcatAAACTACTGGTGGGCAAACGCATCGTCTAAAATTAATGCCGAAATTTCAGATTCCCTTCGGCCGTGAGATATGTGCCCAAAGAATGCCCCAAGACACGAATTGAATTCATGGGCAGACACTGTTGTCCCTCAATATCCCAAGGTCAGAGAATAAAGGAGAAACTGAGTTGCCTGAAGCTAAATTGATTAAGTCTGAGGTTCGTCACGAATCCAGTGCCATAGTCGTGAGATTCTTACTCGAAATCAGTCTTATCGACTCAACAAAATCGAGGATTGGAAAAATCGATAAAAATACGTCATTATCGGTGCTGATGCCACAAGCAGagtaaatattttacagaagCGAATTTCCTTAAGTTTACAGCATAAAAATGAATTGATAACAGACTCGATATCTATAAGTCTtgccccgtaggggagtagtcccgtcagtgtacctcatgcggtgtactgtaggcatgactaaaggttctttgcggcgtcccttcggcccctagctgcaacccctctcattcattttactgtacctccgttcgtattatctttctttcatctcgctatccaccttctcttaacaaatatttcatagtgcaactgcgaggttttcctgcacCTTTCAGACTTACCTAccttcagtttcctttccagcgctgaatgacctcataggtcccagtgcttggcctgtggcctaaactcttatattcagttccattctATAAGTCTTCATACTGTGATGTTCAAGTTTCTGGAAATGACCAGATCACAAAAACAAAGTTTCATGaagcatatgaaatatatttccagattttgttcctcgctgggtgagcgggttccgtccTCAACTACCACtgtgttggtcgcgagttcgaatctccgaccggccagtgaagaacaagaggaatttgtttctgctataatgtggttcggatcccacaataagctgtaggtcctgttgctatgTTACCCTACAGGCGTAGCCTAGGGTATGCCTAAGATGCCCAGGGTAGTCCGAGTTAATGGGgtattttacgaaaattttattAGTCATTCCATTAACCTACCACGAGCGATAACCTCGATTACCTTTAATctagattgtttttatttacgtgtAAATAGGCCTGAGCTTTGTTTACGTACTGTTTTCTGAATGAAatcgtagtagtagtaatagctgtcaaattgtagtagtagtaatgttaCTGGTAATATGGATAttacctttgtaacggctccccCGCTCCTTTTATTCCCGCGCCCTATTATTCCATTTTAccatttcataatataaatattcagttttttatattcttttccaaGCCTATATGTcgtaatttattaacattttgattTACTGTATTTAATTCGCTCAGTGTTGCTTAGATTCATGTTTAACTCCTTCATATAGAATGGTGTTTAATGTGCTTAATCACTTGTGTTAGCTTATAGTGCAGCCTAAGCGTATTTATATTGAGAGTAACCTTcagattaattcatttattctttatgtcTCTGAGTGACTCACAACGCCCCTTATTTCAGATCTTAAGGCGCAGTATGGTGAGTACTTTGGTGCTTTCTGTATTGCTTTATAaactgacttttatttatttacttattttaggtGCGATGTGggtctttttcatttatcctcAGAAGCAATCTTTCGAGTTATTGTAACACCTAGgtaaaattttctgtattttacggTTCTTATTCCCTTTACTTCACCTGctgaaaagaagaatatatatctaAACTTTAATCTCATTGCTCATTTTACCATTGAAGAAATGAGTAACATTGTTTCAATtgaatttgacctttgaccttcctGGGTCAGCCTAAGGCCATATTCTTGTGCCTCGCTGCTCTGTCGAACAGTAATATAGTTGACCTTAcctttccatatgaataaagattAAGCATTTGTTAGTGTGTACATTTATACAGGATTTCAGGTTTTCtattttgaacgaaaacaaaaaacacaagaacgtaaaTGCCAGtcaaattatatatcttttgaaaagAAGGGTTGCTATGACTGACTGGAACTGATGAATCACTTCATGAATGACATATATGATTTACAAACTAAGAGGTAAAATAGAGagacaatacaaaaaataaacaaatgaacatcaCTGCTTTGTGTTTGAGTGTCATTAAGAAAAAGTGTTGGAAGATTATCTGCTAAATCTTGTTGGTAGTTTGTGTGTTAAATTTAAAAGGACCTCGATACCTCTTGATTTCAATAAGCAGGAAAATAAGAATGAGTATTGCGTGGACATTTTAATGTAGCAAAACTTGATTAACTTACGTCCAAAAAAATTCAAgtgcaaatgaagaaaaaaattaagtctcAGTTTACTATTGGCTGCAAAGTGAAGTAAGTCTTAAAAAATCAATACAACCAagctgattattttatttaacgtctTATTCTTTTACGCACTAAGGACGGCTGTtaataacatacataaaataatgaagaaaatatgtataaatatatatatatataaatcatctcgAAGAGGAGGAACGAACGGATAATCAGTCTCTTATTTGTCCCACTTGAAGAGCATTGGAATGGAGAAGAGGCAATCGTAGTTACGTGGGTTCTTCATCCAGACGGTCCAGGTCTTGTCTATGAGGTCAAATATgcctaaaaatgaaagtaaatctcTTTTAAAATCCCTTAAATAATAGATTGATTTGTTAAGCAATCTCCAGGCAGTGTTAAGATGGTATAGGATttagtttttatgcattttgttttaaattaaatatgaaaactttcaAGAGCGTCAGTTCTCGAATGTGATTTCCGAGTGACCTTACCGAGTGCAATGGTTTTGACGAAATCAGGCTCGCCTCCTTCCCTGAAGAACGCGTATTCGGTGTCGTGGGTATCTGAGAGAAGGGCCAAGAGGGCCTCCTTGGATTCTGGAGGGGCGCAGACGGCAGCACGCTCGTGACGGTGGTTGCTGCTCTCCATACAGAGGCCTGCGTCCTCAGGGACTTCAAGGCGCAAGTACCTGAAGGAGTGGGGTCATTATCACAGTAGTTAAAGGACTTTAATTAGAGGTGGAGTTCAGCAGGATATTTGTCAGGATAGGAAAGGATGTTTGAACATAAGAGAACAGGGTCATTGGTGCAATAATGATAGTGCAATAAGTGAAATACTGAGCGGGACTTGCCTCTTTCAGTAGCTAGGCCACTGTTACCTAAAATTGGTCCCTATGTGCGAAACCTGGTTaagagctataaaaaaaaaaaacttccccacAAAATTATGTTCATATGATCTTGGTTCGCAAAACTCTAGGCACCCATCTGTAGGTAAGGGTCCCAGCCACGCCCCCTCTCAGTAGCTACGCCAGTGTTACCAAAATCGGTCTCTTTGTCTCTtgttatataagatataaaaaggtACCCCCACAAATATATCTTCACGTGACCTCGGTTCACAAAACTCTGGGGACACATTTGTGGCCAAGGGTCATTCATGTGTTATGGAAGTGGCAAGAGAACAAAATGTAAACCTCTGCATCTTATTTCATTCTGATTATTGAGTAAAATGCACCGTACTGTCTCATGACAATGCCTAGATCTATAACAGCACTGTCAGTTCCCACCCAgacgagaaaatgaaaagaaaatcttcctcttctccttacTTGTTTGTGTGAATGAGATGCTCCCTGGGCTGATGGTGAGAATTGATATGGGACTCTCATCACAATCCTCGGCCGGTCCGACTTCCGCATTGTGGAAGAGGTGGTCTCCCTCCTGTCTCATAAAGCTCATGTTGACGCTGAAGCCGTCGGCAGAACCCGTGTTCCTGTCCCTCAGGATCTCTTGGGCGGCCATCATCGTCTCCGCAGACAGGAGGGTGCGGCACAGGAAGTGACGAGCTGGAAGGTGAAAAGTGGCCGTTGAGGATTTTCCAGGAGGAAACTGGAACTAAGCTTTATAGAAGGATTAGGCCTATAGACTGATGTGCTAACTGTCTGTTATATAAGAGCTGTACCACAGCAAACGTAAGGCTTTAATTACTTGGTATGTTTCCACTTATGTGTCTTTCCAGGCAGACAGTAGGCCTTCACTTACTTACCAGGCAGACTGATATATATTCTCTTATGTGACTTTCCAGGCAGACCAATAAGTCTTTATGTATGTGCCTTTCCAGGCAGATTAATCTATGTCTTTACTTACACGTCTTTCCAGGCAGACTCATGTGCGTCTTTACCTACATGTCTTTCCAGGCAGGCTGATATATGCCTTCACTTACATGTATTTCCAGGCAGACCAACATGTCTTTGCTTATGTGCCTTTCCAGGCAGACTGATATATGTCTTTACTTACGCATCTTTCTAGGCAGACTCATGTGTCTTCACATACATGTATTTCCAGGCAGACCAATAACTCTTTTGCTTACGTGTCTTTCCAGGCAGACCAATAAGTCTTTTGCTTACGTGCCTTTCCAGGCAGACCAGTACATCTTTACTTACATGCCTTTCCAGGCAGGCCAATATATCTTCGCTTACTTGCCTTTCCAGGCAAACGGACATACATCTCCACTTACGCGTCTTTCCAGCCAAGACTTTCTGGGGGCTGATGACGTTGATGGAAAAGACGAGGCCATGGTGATTGTACCCCATGCAGAACCCGGGAAGGTGTCCGGCGTAGCAGAGGGCCATGAAGCCCTCGCTCTTGGTGCCGTACCGTCCCTGGGGCGTCTCCTCGTGGATGTGGGCGCTGACGATGTAGGCGTGGTTTAGGGTCTCTGGTAAGGCGTCCTCCGTGTGTCCTAGTAATACCTGGAAGGATGGAAGGATGTCCTTAGGAGTTTTATTGCTAAAATAACTTCGTGGCAAATTGGATCAATGGTAGATTTGGAAGTTTGGCTGCACATACCAGATTATTTTGACCTGTGACCTCTCAGTACGAGATTATTTTGATCTGTGACCTCTCAGTACGAGATTATTTTGACCTGTGACCTCTCAGTACGAGATTATTTTGATCTGTGACCTCTCAGTACGAAATTATTCTGATCTGTGACCTCTTAGTCTGACCTCTATACCTTAACTTTGGCGTCCCTCTGTACATCAGCATTATTAGGCGATTACTTGTGTCAAATGTGGGATCTTTATCGCATATAGTTCAAGAATTATAGCCAAGGCTAAATTcctatttaacctttgacctcaGAGTATCATTTTGACCTTGACTTCAGACTGCATATCAGCTTCATTGCTGGATTGTGCACAAGAATTAAGCTTCTATGTTGCATAGTTCAAAGGTATTACCAAGGTTCGTTCCATTACCCCTTTGACCTTCTAGTATGATATGATTTGACCTTGACCTAAACCTCACTAACGGAACGCACTTGCCAAATATGAAATTACTAGCTTGTTTAGTTCAAAGGTTAAGGCTAAGGTTCAATTCCCATCTGACAACTTTTAACATCTCAGTATGATGTTGAGCTTAACCTTGACTTCACTGTAAAAATTCTTCATAAGAAgctggtgtgatatatatatatatatatatatatatatatatatatatatatatatatatatatatatatatatatatatatatatacatatatattatacatacatatatatatgtatatatatatatattatatatatttatatatatatctcattgagGCGAAGACCTAATAATTCTTCAGTAGGGCATCAGGCCAGGAAGTCTCTTCCCATAACAACCTTAAATGCCATTCATATGGCTTCCTCTTCCGCCAGTTGACAAAAACgtcgcccccaaaaaaaaatacaaaatgatttaGTCTGCAGTTATTTTAACCTTTCTGCCAAGTCAGAGAAGTAGCCTTCAGTCAAAATCACTTTTATAAGTAGGAAGTGAAAatggtattaaaagaattttaagggTAAAGTTGAATGATTTCTTGATCAAGTTACGTACGTGTTCATCGTGATTGACACAAACTGACGAACATCCGTTTGTTCCAGTTGACCTCGGTAGTCCGGAGTTCATTGGTACAATTTGGTCCATGTGTAGTAGCATGAGctgtaaaaggaaagataaagataatataataaCCATGAATTGGCTTTAAGAAATCAAACTAGGCCTATCAACTTTAATTCTTGTGTTCATTCGTCTCTATATTACAGTTTTTCAGTGCGTAGGCCTAAACATTCGCGATTTACGTTACAGAAAGATGAAATCAGGTTCCTGTGTTTCACAGTTATCAACcaccacttgagagagagagagagagagagagagagcattcaacaCGCGAGTAAACTCTTCCTCAGCATAATTTAGTTCGCTCGTCTCTGTCCTGTTATTGGCTTATCAAAACAAAATGACCAGATATTGTTACGTCACTGAAAAGCCTCTCTATCTAGCGTTCCTTCTTTCCCATAAACTATTTAATGAAGCAAATATCTTGCATTTCTAATGCTTTGTATGAGGTGGAGTATGTATACGTTTTCCCGTATTTCACAGACtttcctgttatttataaatCTGTGCCGCGAAACCATAGTTAGCAATGTCGTTTCTCCCGTGTTCATCATTTTGCACCCaaattacgtctctctctctctctctctctctctctctctctctctctctctctctctctctctaatgaaactAAAAGCATTCGCAAAGAACAGTTtgacaggacaaaaaaaaaaacatgcaatcgAAACTTCTTACAAATAAAAAGTATCTTCATATAAGTAAAAAGTATCTAACTTCATATTTATACCACAAAATATTCCCGAAATTCTCGTGTAATTAAGCACCTATCGACCAACGCATCTGAATTACTCGCTACAAGATCAATGGCTTCATAACATACATAATTCGTATGCAAGTTATCAAAACGTCATTGCTATACTATGTTAACAtggctcctcttcttcctctcgttTACAGAACTCCAGCGCACAGAGAGGCGAGCTCTTAATTTCCCGATATTGACGACCATCTAGCGAGAGAGAATcggtttgagagagaaagagaaaatcggtttgagagagagagagagagagagagagagagagagagagagagagagagagggagagagagagagagagacggttggtGTGGTGTTGGTTTTGGTGTCGTCCATAACGGAAATTGGAAACTTCATTTACATGTCGCAATCAAGGCGAGAAGCACTAATTAAACGAGATGTTATCTGCCCTTCAAGatgttatgttatgttacatGCCGCGTCTAGATGATAGCAGCAGCCGAAACGttctaattttcagttttctgtttgaaaaaaaaaagcaacgcgAGGGAAATACAGTATCGAGGTTGCGTATGTTCATCTGTGGCGCTTCGATTCTATAGGGTTAacgtacatgtgtgtataaagcATTCTAAAAGGATTAAAACCGTAATGGACATTGATTATATAGTTAatcgttttatttattcaatctAAGGTCTCTTTTACGATACAGGCACCTGATGTAATCTTTTATAACGCAGACACGATAGATTCCTTTAGATTACGCTAACCTAGCATTAGGCCTAGAGAATATTcgggaaaaacaaaaacgaatcGGATTAATTATACCTCTTTCTTCGAGTGCTAAAGTATGagttataaatttaattattagcAAAGAAtgtcttattttctatttgtttttaatattgacTCAAGAAAAGACATTAAGTTATGTCTGTCCCTTCAATATATgcaggaaaatatcaataagCCATTCGAATGCTAATATCTCAGATTTGTGAGTCTATGCATTAGATCGACCTATATGTCAATTTTGCATATGAATACTGATGTGAATCATACCCGAAAGCTGACTTTTTCCCTTGACCTgcttatcaggagagagagagagagagagagagagagagagagactcacatgATGGAATGGTACACGGGCGCCATCTGCCGTTCCTGGAGCTCCTGACGTAGTGAGGATAGTTCTCCTGAAGAGATGCCAGCGTCTGATCGTAGGCAGCGCGCCCTTCGGGAGTCTCGTAGGCGGGCAGGAGACTTTCGTGCAGTTCTTTAAAGGTGTTCAAGAAGTCCTCGATGATCCCGCGGAATGTTCTgccctggaagaagaagaaagggaagccTTGATCTGTCAGATATTTTACTGGGAGTAAAATCTGTTACAGCAGAAGCTCGATAAACATATTTCCACATTTCAGAAGAGCATTGTTTATGAGGAACCTTcaaaattacacaagaaaaatatatacatgctcCCAAACATTCACACTAgcttaaaatttacttaattccACTGCTTTTTAGTATATTTCCTCATAGTGTGGATTGAAGCAATATAGACAAGGAAAGGTCcaccataaatatgaaaaattcaagacactatagaatatattctttaaagcaataaaattagCCTGACACATTCGACTGGGAGTGTTTTATTTGCATGAAGAACTTGCATAAAGTAAGACCTTGGTCAAACGCGCCCAGTCGAAACTAGCACTAGCTCACTTCGCGGATCCATTCTGTGGTTCACCGTCCCACCCACaccaaaacacaaagaaaaaaatgtcttaCCACGTCGAAGCCAACTTCGTAGTACGTGCCCTTCGTGTAGAGCACTGGCAGGGCATTCCTGCGTCCAATATCGGCTGGAACTGAAGGCATCTTGGCCGAAGTTAAGCGAGTGTTCGAAAGATAAAATCCGGGAGAGGAATCACGCCCTCGACGGCTGTAGACTCTTGAGGTGAGTTTCTTTGGGCAAGTAAGAGTAGGTAGGCCTTCCTGAGGAATTACTCGGCGTTCATATAGGAGAGGACGAGGTCAGGAAGGGCCTTTAGGAAGTAGGGaggtcgacgagagagagagaaacgaaggcGCGTAAAATCTGTTGCTATTTTCCGAGTGTCAGTTTGTCCTAGTGATCCTGAAACATGGAGGGAGGCAGACATTAGAACCGAGCTTGGTTTTCATATAGTTCTGCTCTTTGGATTTACGGTTATCAGCAAGTGTCTGTCTATACTGAGAATCTTTTCCTGACCCTTACCATCAGAAAAACAGATTTATAAGAAAAGATACAAAGACGAATACTAACAATAATTATTGTCCGCCACACAACTGTCCACGTGTGTAACATAACACACGTGGACAGTTGGTGTGCGGACAATAATTATTGTTAGTATTCGTCTTTGTATCTTTTCTTATAAATCTGTTTTTCTGATGGTAAGGGTCAGGAAAAGATTCTCAGTATAGACAGACACTTGCTGATAACCGTAAGTCATTCCTCtgggaatatatatactgtgtatatatatatatatatgtgtgtgtgtgttgtgtgtagcCGTGAGTGTGCGGAAATAAGAGAAATGAGTAGTGTGagtgagtaaaaaagccacaataatgtaactgataaactgtattttttcaagatacaaaaaaaaatacaaaaaatagtttATCAGTTACATTGTTGCGGctctttactcattattttcgatcacaatatagtgatgcaccacaagTAATGTTAGTGTTCGAGCATACAGAAATgaacaaatgtttataaatatatatatatatatatatatatatatatatatatatatatatatatatatatatatatatatatatatatatatatatatatatatatatatatatataatatatatatatataatggtaaatttacagtttcggtcaaattcacatttccgatataaaattacattttccctagcttaaatagtgtactttcaacgaatctgacctttatttcttccgcaaatgattagattttgagatacATGGCGGCcatgggtaccgctctcagtttCGGGTGGTGCAACGCCGCTTCgcggcttatgcacattttaaatgattgttgcaagctcgtatgttctggcaagcggtaatattgcgctgcgcgcgcttgccacaggggttacagggaacgaaattttacccctaacgtctagttacagtttcggtgaaattcacggccaaaactgcaatgttaccctttctgttaaccacttcacttaccttaaatagatggtagtactaaattttcacgaagaaaggtattcacaacctgtggagttccattgtaatgtccatggaaacgaccaatagccttaaagtaagacagagaacacccactgcagacgtgcacgacggaatccatggcagtcaactgaagcgcacttttgtagaaagccggcttattccaaaatcgcagttaattggatattcttgaaacaaagcaaccaatcaggtttcagcatttgtaccgtacttataattcataacgaaaaacaaaagacgattaggcatttttacccacaatacattgacaaaaaacaaaaacgcctcagcagaaaaactgacatggcagcataaacgcatccttgcgataacaacaaggcacaatattcatcggcaaatatctccgtaactcttaatttgcggaagatgcgagtaagtatttcgtatgaatcatgacaaaaatatatgatagcaagtaaaaaatattagatatccgaatttgaccgaaactgtaataatacctatataatatatatatatatatatatatatatatatatatatatatatatatatatatatatatatatatatatatatatatatacatatatatatacatatatatatatatatatatatatatatatatacataatatatatatacataatatatatatacataatatatatatacataatatatatatacataatatatatatatatatatatatatatatatatatatatatatatatatatatatatatatatatatatatatatatgatcctcaTCAAGAACAGCCCAACAAGAGCTATGTCTCAACATGTTTactccactgggacgtttcggctcgAACACACTAAGCCACTATCGACCTAAAATAAgaagcaaaacataaaactttatactagtaaaatacaaatcaaagaaaggtcac harbors:
- the LOC136852173 gene encoding cyclic nucleotide-gated channel beta-1-like codes for the protein MRRQEEEEEEEEEEEEEEEEEEEEEEEEEEEEEEGKIKEETRKQRKRGEEAPLRRNREEEEEEEEEEEEEEEEEEEEEEEEMREIGSISNRVVSFLMIQQQQKVADETIS
- the LOC136852352 gene encoding LOW QUALITY PROTEIN: beta-alanyl-dopamine/carcinine hydrolase-like (The sequence of the model RefSeq protein was modified relative to this genomic sequence to represent the inferred CDS: inserted 3 bases in 2 codons); amino-acid sequence: MPSVPADIGRRNALPVLYTKGTYYEVGFDVGRTFRGIIEDFLNTFKELHESLLPAYETPEGRAAYDQTLASLQENYPHYVRXAPGTADGARVPFHHLMLLHMDQIVPMNSGLPRSTGTNGCSSVCVNHDEHVLLGHTEDALPETLNHAYIVSAHIHEETPQGRYGTKSEGFMALCYAGHLPGFCMGYNHHGLVFSINVISPQKVLAGKTPRHFLCRTLLSAETMMAAQEILRDRNTGSADGFSVNMSFMRQEGDHLFHNAEVGPAEDCDESPISILTISPGXHLIHTNKYLRLEVPEDAGLCMESSNHRHERAAVCAPPESKEALLALLSDTHDTEYAFFREGGEPDFVKTIALGIFDLIDKTWTVWMKNPRNYDCLFSIPMLFKWDK